In Borrelia parkeri, the following proteins share a genomic window:
- a CDS encoding chromosome replication/partitioning protein has product MKKNKFKLNKRIIEKNNSLQENINDINRQTYEKLKAKLKINLQEDIYNKIETMKILKEINDKKLFKLDGYKNFSTFIKNYNLARTQVYTYLAIAEGLKNNLINEESIIEKGIMNTYFFLSTKETQNKQKTSNLIKSIKLQLKDQDAYNFYKTNQQFTCFLMERIFIQDKEYIKKTKKDFEKSMAKSKKQI; this is encoded by the coding sequence ATGAAAAAGAACAAATTTAAACTAAATAAAAGGATTATTGAAAAAAACAACTCTCTCCAAGAAAATATTAATGATATCAATAGGCAAACTTACGAAAAATTAAAAGCAAAACTTAAAATAAACCTACAAGAAGATATCTACAACAAAATAGAAACCATGAAAATATTAAAAGAAATTAATGACAAAAAATTATTCAAATTAGACGGATATAAAAACTTTAGCACATTTATCAAAAATTATAATCTAGCCAGAACCCAAGTTTATACATATCTAGCTATTGCAGAAGGTCTCAAGAACAACTTAATCAACGAAGAATCCATAATTGAAAAAGGAATAATGAACACATATTTTTTTCTATCAACTAAAGAAACGCAAAACAAACAAAAGACATCGAATTTAATCAAATCAATTAAACTGCAACTTAAAGACCAAGATGCTTACAACTTTTACAAAACAAACCAACAATTCACCTGTTTCCTTATGGAAAGGATCTTTATTCAAGACAAAGAATACATAAAAAAAACAAAAAAAGACTTTGAAAAAAGTATGGCAAAATCTAAAAAACAAATATGA
- a CDS encoding plasmid maintenance protein: protein MNLNLKKYTQSNILYYFNNNLKRNGQKIIKIKTLQSYLYKLEKELQITINYYKHLGKNYGTEIYYQLKYPKNKCYHKINSYFKTKREKNLMQEFINICVQKISMKKNGSV, encoded by the coding sequence ATGAATTTAAATTTAAAAAAATATACCCAAAGTAATATACTTTACTACTTTAATAATAATCTGAAAAGAAATGGTCAAAAAATTATAAAGATTAAAACACTCCAAAGCTACTTATACAAATTAGAAAAAGAATTACAGATAACTATTAACTACTATAAACATCTAGGAAAGAACTATGGAACAGAAATTTATTATCAACTCAAATATCCCAAAAATAAATGTTATCACAAAATAAACTCATACTTTAAAACAAAAAGAGAAAAAAATTTAATGCAAGAGTTCATAAATATCTGTGTTCAAAAAATATCAATGAAGAAAAATGGGAGTGTATAA